From Curtobacterium sp. SGAir0471, the proteins below share one genomic window:
- a CDS encoding DUF1304 domain-containing protein, translated as MSVLLVISGVCAVLAGLVHVYIFFLESVAWTSPRVRRVFGIASESEAQATRSLAFNQGFYNLFLAVGAILGVVLVVAGNGATGWTLVVFSTASMLGAAVVLAGTGRRYLNSAFVQGSLPLITLLFAFIGSTFTTA; from the coding sequence ATGTCGGTCCTGCTCGTGATCTCGGGCGTGTGTGCGGTCCTCGCGGGCCTCGTGCACGTGTACATCTTCTTCCTCGAGTCCGTTGCGTGGACGAGTCCTCGCGTGCGCCGCGTGTTCGGGATCGCCTCGGAGTCCGAGGCGCAGGCCACCCGCTCCCTCGCCTTCAACCAGGGCTTCTACAACCTGTTCCTCGCCGTCGGCGCGATCCTCGGTGTCGTCCTGGTCGTCGCCGGCAACGGTGCCACCGGCTGGACCCTCGTGGTGTTCTCGACGGCGAGCATGCTCGGTGCCGCGGTCGTCCTCGCCGGCACCGGCCGCCGCTACCTCAACTCGGCCTTCGTGCAGGGCTCGCTGCCGCTGATCACCCTGCTCTTCGCCTTCATCGGCTCCACCTTCACCACCGCGTAG
- a CDS encoding 2-hydroxyacid dehydrogenase, whose product MPIVTLPFAELVDRFGPIPDGVELDVWDVEGPYDRPDDVAITLLPFYFAGRHRWQFVHDLPNLRLLQLPSAGYEHALPHAPAHAQVANGRGIHDDETAELAVGLALTSLREIHTFQADRTAGVWDVRTTRSLADRRVTVVGYGAIGVAIASRFEAMRCDVTVVARTAREQDGRHVHAFGELPDLATRTDVLVLITPLTDETEHLVDADQLAALPDGALVVNVARGRVVDTDALVAELERGRLSAALDVTDPEPLPAGHPLWTTPNTVLTPHVGGNTDLSVPRTLELVRRQVSALAAGHPFANVVHG is encoded by the coding sequence ATGCCGATCGTCACCCTGCCCTTCGCGGAGCTCGTCGACCGGTTCGGTCCGATTCCGGACGGCGTCGAGCTCGACGTCTGGGACGTCGAAGGCCCCTACGATCGACCTGACGACGTGGCGATCACCCTGCTGCCGTTCTACTTCGCGGGTCGTCACCGGTGGCAGTTCGTCCACGACCTCCCGAACCTCCGGCTCCTGCAGCTCCCGAGCGCCGGCTACGAGCACGCGCTGCCGCACGCTCCGGCGCACGCCCAGGTCGCGAACGGCCGGGGCATCCACGACGACGAGACCGCCGAGCTCGCGGTCGGGCTCGCGCTGACCTCGCTCCGCGAGATCCACACGTTCCAGGCCGACCGCACGGCCGGGGTGTGGGACGTCCGCACCACTCGCTCCCTGGCCGATCGTCGCGTGACGGTCGTCGGGTACGGCGCGATCGGGGTCGCCATCGCCTCCCGGTTCGAGGCGATGCGGTGCGACGTCACCGTCGTGGCACGCACGGCACGGGAGCAGGACGGTCGGCACGTGCACGCCTTCGGGGAGCTCCCGGACCTCGCGACCCGGACCGACGTCCTCGTGCTCATCACCCCGCTCACCGACGAGACCGAGCACCTGGTCGACGCCGACCAGCTCGCCGCGCTGCCCGACGGCGCCCTCGTGGTGAACGTCGCGCGGGGACGGGTCGTCGACACCGACGCCCTCGTCGCGGAACTCGAGCGCGGCCGACTGTCGGCAGCGCTCGACGTGACCGATCCGGAGCCGCTCCCCGCCGGGCACCCGCTCTGGACGACCCCGAACACCGTGCTGACGCCGCACGTCGGTGGCAACACGGACCTCAGCGTGCCGCGGACCCTCGAGCTCGTGCGGCGGCAGGTGTCCGCACTGGCTGCCGGTCACCCGTTCGCAAATGTCGTCCACGGCTGA
- the purL gene encoding phosphoribosylformylglycinamidine synthase subunit PurL, which produces MTNNVRPKPDTVQDAAATPDKEQPYEALGLKADEYAKIREILGRRPTSGELAMYSVMWSEHCSYKSSKNYLRQFGKKVTPEMTKNLMVGMGENAGVVDVGNGWAVTFKVESHNHPSYVEPYQGAATGVGGIVRDIISMGARPVAVMDQLRFGAIDHEDTARVVHGVVGGISFYGNCLGLPNIGGETYFDPVYQGNPLVNALAVGVLRHEDLHLANASGAGNKVVLFGARTGGDGIGGASILASDTFTEGGPTKRPAVQVGDPFAEKVLIECCLELFQKELVEGIQDLGAAGISCATSELASNGDGGMHISLDDVLLRDPTLTAEEILMSESQERMMAVVRPEKLDEFLAVVGKWEVETSVLGEVTGTGRLVIDWQGQEIVNVDPRTVAVDGPVYDRPVAYPSWIDALQADTAASLERPADGPALKAQFLQLLGSPNLASKNWVTNQYDTYVLGNTALSFPDDGGMIRVDEETGLGVTVATDANGRYCQLDPKQGARLALAEAYRNVAVTGAVPAAVTDCLNFGSPENPEVMWQFSEAVEGLADGCMELGIPVTGGNVSFYNQTGTTPIHPTPVVGVLGIIDDVALRVPSGWQDDGHNVYLLGTTSLELDGSAWAGTVHGHLGGRPPAVDLAQEKALAELLQAASGEQLLTSAHDLADGGLGQSLAESVLRFGIGVRVVLDELEERDGVDTATALFSESTGRVIVTVRREDDVRFRGLCEGRGFPVLRIGVTDASSSSLEVQGAFEASIDELRGTHNATLPARFGDVIVEDVTEGYVGRGPLDDHGSFSPRTDG; this is translated from the coding sequence GTGACGAACAACGTCCGCCCGAAGCCCGACACCGTCCAGGACGCCGCCGCCACGCCCGACAAGGAGCAGCCGTACGAGGCACTCGGGCTCAAGGCCGACGAGTACGCGAAGATCCGCGAGATCCTCGGCCGCCGCCCCACCTCGGGCGAGCTCGCGATGTACTCCGTGATGTGGTCGGAGCACTGCTCGTACAAGTCGAGCAAGAACTACCTCCGGCAGTTCGGTAAGAAGGTCACGCCGGAGATGACGAAGAACCTGATGGTCGGCATGGGCGAGAACGCCGGTGTCGTCGACGTGGGCAACGGCTGGGCGGTGACCTTCAAGGTCGAGTCGCACAACCACCCGTCGTACGTCGAGCCGTACCAGGGCGCCGCGACCGGCGTCGGTGGCATCGTCCGCGACATCATCTCGATGGGCGCACGCCCGGTCGCCGTGATGGACCAGCTCCGCTTCGGCGCGATCGACCACGAGGACACGGCGCGCGTCGTGCACGGCGTCGTCGGCGGCATCTCGTTCTACGGCAACTGCCTCGGCCTGCCGAACATCGGCGGCGAGACCTACTTCGACCCGGTGTACCAGGGCAACCCGCTCGTCAACGCCCTCGCTGTGGGCGTCCTGCGGCACGAGGACCTGCACCTGGCGAACGCCTCCGGCGCCGGCAACAAGGTCGTGCTCTTCGGTGCCCGCACCGGCGGTGACGGCATCGGCGGTGCGTCGATCCTGGCGTCGGACACCTTCACCGAGGGCGGCCCGACCAAGCGGCCGGCGGTCCAGGTCGGCGACCCGTTCGCCGAGAAGGTCCTCATCGAGTGCTGCCTCGAGCTCTTCCAGAAGGAACTGGTCGAGGGCATCCAGGACCTCGGCGCCGCGGGCATCTCCTGCGCCACGAGCGAGTTGGCGTCCAACGGCGACGGTGGCATGCACATCTCGCTCGACGACGTCCTGCTGCGCGACCCCACGCTCACGGCCGAGGAGATCCTCATGTCCGAGAGCCAGGAGCGCATGATGGCGGTCGTCCGCCCCGAGAAGCTCGACGAGTTCCTCGCGGTCGTCGGCAAGTGGGAGGTCGAGACCAGCGTCCTGGGCGAGGTCACCGGCACCGGCCGACTCGTCATCGACTGGCAGGGCCAGGAGATCGTGAACGTCGACCCGCGCACGGTCGCCGTCGACGGCCCGGTGTACGACCGCCCGGTCGCCTACCCGTCCTGGATCGACGCGCTGCAGGCCGACACCGCCGCCTCGCTGGAGCGTCCGGCCGACGGTCCGGCGCTCAAGGCGCAGTTCCTGCAGCTCCTCGGCTCGCCGAACCTCGCGTCGAAGAACTGGGTCACCAACCAGTACGACACCTACGTGCTCGGCAACACCGCGCTCTCCTTCCCCGACGACGGTGGCATGATCCGCGTCGACGAGGAGACCGGCCTCGGTGTCACCGTCGCGACCGACGCGAACGGCCGCTACTGCCAGCTCGACCCGAAGCAGGGCGCACGCCTGGCGCTGGCCGAGGCCTACCGCAACGTCGCCGTCACCGGCGCTGTCCCCGCAGCGGTCACCGACTGCCTGAACTTCGGCTCGCCGGAGAACCCCGAGGTCATGTGGCAGTTCTCCGAGGCCGTCGAGGGCCTGGCGGACGGCTGCATGGAGCTCGGCATCCCGGTCACCGGCGGCAACGTGTCGTTCTACAACCAGACGGGCACGACGCCGATCCACCCGACGCCCGTCGTCGGCGTGCTCGGCATCATCGACGACGTCGCCCTGCGCGTGCCCTCGGGCTGGCAGGACGACGGCCACAACGTCTACCTGCTCGGCACGACGAGCCTCGAGCTCGACGGCTCGGCGTGGGCCGGCACCGTGCACGGGCACCTCGGCGGTCGTCCGCCGGCGGTGGACCTCGCGCAGGAGAAGGCCCTGGCAGAGCTCCTGCAGGCGGCCTCCGGCGAGCAGCTGCTGACGAGCGCCCACGACCTGGCGGACGGCGGCCTCGGCCAGTCCCTCGCCGAGTCGGTGCTGCGCTTCGGCATCGGCGTGCGCGTGGTGCTCGACGAGCTCGAGGAGCGTGACGGTGTCGACACGGCGACCGCACTGTTCTCCGAGTCGACGGGTCGTGTCATCGTCACCGTCCGTCGCGAGGACGACGTGCGGTTCCGCGGGCTCTGCGAGGGCCGGGGCTTCCCGGTGCTGCGCATCGGTGTGACGGACGCCTCGTCCAGCTCGCTCGAGGTGCAGGGCGCGTTCGAGGCGTCGATCGACGAGCTGCGCGGGACGCACAACGCGACGCTGCCGGCGCGGTTCGGTGATGTCATCGTCGAGGACGTCACCGAGGGCTACGTCGGGCGCGGGCCGCTCGACGACCACGGCTCGTTCTCGCCGCGCACCGACGGCTGA
- a CDS encoding chorismate mutase, with protein sequence MSADESTPVHDDAVAELASIRQSIDNIDAAVIHMLAERFKYTQRVGYLKAGAGMPAADPGREQVQVARLRQLAAESHLDPAFAEKFLNFIVAEVIHHHERIAGGER encoded by the coding sequence ATGAGTGCCGACGAGTCCACGCCCGTCCACGACGATGCGGTCGCCGAGCTGGCGAGCATCCGGCAGAGCATCGACAACATCGACGCCGCCGTGATCCACATGCTCGCCGAGCGCTTCAAGTACACCCAGCGGGTCGGTTACCTGAAGGCCGGCGCGGGCATGCCGGCCGCCGACCCGGGTCGCGAGCAGGTGCAGGTCGCACGGCTCCGACAGCTCGCCGCCGAGTCGCACCTCGACCCGGCGTTCGCGGAGAAGTTCCTGAACTTCATCGTCGCCGAGGTCATCCACCACCACGAGCGCATCGCCGGCGGCGAGCGGTGA
- a CDS encoding iron-siderophore ABC transporter substrate-binding protein, translated as MIRTSPSARRVRRVLAAAGAVVAASLVLAGCTSGSSSPAASDDASSSGGAFPVSIQTALGTTEIPSQPKRVVALGWGDAETALELGVQPVGASDWLAFGGDGVGPWLKDAYTKKPTIIQTLEPSYEQILKLKPDLILDTKSSGDKDRYAKLSTIAPTVAIPKGGENYLTTTEQQVDLVSRALGKESEGKKLLTDLDDAYAAARKAHPEFDGKTAVVGAYTADGFGAYASKDSRSTFMQELGFTIPKAIDQQAGDAFSVSLSEENLDLLNADLTVILPIYVEASKAESDPLFQKVPSVQEGHSIVVDDPDVSAAFSLGTTAAIEWALDRLPDEFAKKVG; from the coding sequence GTGATCCGAACCTCCCCCTCAGCGCGCCGCGTCCGCCGCGTGCTCGCGGCCGCCGGTGCCGTCGTCGCCGCGTCCCTCGTCCTCGCCGGGTGCACCTCCGGCTCCTCGTCGCCCGCCGCGTCCGACGACGCCTCGAGCTCGGGCGGCGCGTTCCCCGTCTCGATCCAGACCGCGCTCGGCACGACCGAGATCCCCTCGCAGCCGAAGCGCGTCGTCGCCCTCGGCTGGGGCGACGCGGAGACCGCGCTCGAGCTCGGCGTGCAGCCCGTCGGCGCGAGCGACTGGCTCGCCTTCGGTGGCGACGGTGTCGGGCCCTGGCTCAAGGACGCGTACACGAAGAAGCCGACGATCATCCAGACGCTCGAGCCCAGCTACGAGCAGATCCTCAAGCTCAAGCCGGACCTGATCCTCGACACGAAGAGCTCGGGCGACAAGGACCGCTACGCCAAGCTCTCCACCATCGCGCCGACCGTGGCGATCCCGAAGGGCGGCGAGAACTACCTCACCACCACCGAGCAGCAGGTCGACCTGGTGTCGCGTGCGCTCGGCAAGGAGTCCGAGGGCAAGAAGCTGCTGACCGACCTCGACGACGCGTACGCCGCGGCGCGGAAGGCGCACCCCGAGTTCGACGGCAAGACGGCCGTCGTCGGCGCCTACACGGCGGACGGCTTCGGCGCGTACGCCTCGAAGGACAGCCGCTCCACCTTCATGCAGGAGCTCGGCTTCACCATCCCGAAGGCCATCGACCAGCAGGCCGGCGATGCCTTCTCGGTGAGCCTGTCCGAGGAGAACCTCGACCTGCTGAACGCCGACCTGACGGTCATCCTGCCGATCTACGTCGAGGCGTCGAAGGCCGAGTCCGACCCGCTGTTCCAGAAGGTGCCGTCGGTGCAGGAGGGCCACTCGATCGTCGTCGACGACCCGGACGTGTCCGCCGCGTTCTCGCTCGGGACGACCGCCGCGATCGAGTGGGCGCTCGACCGCCTGCCGGACGAGTTCGCGAAGAAGGTCGGCTGA
- a CDS encoding SOS response-associated peptidase: MCGRFVVSDTTADLLPELVGELAARTEHVDQETGEVHAGLAPSWNVAPTDPVYAVRQRHGQRELPQISWGFVPSWAKDFRKQRPKPINARIETVATSGMFKRAFATNRCIVPALGYYEWVVREDGKEPHFVHEPGGALAMAGIVSAWPDPTKPEDDPEKWRLSLAIITRDAHVAPGEVHDRMPAFLTPDGYDDWLDGDLGSDDLLALLDHESLAVAAGLEQYEVSRAVNSVRNDGPQLIEPLR, encoded by the coding sequence ATGTGTGGAAGGTTCGTCGTCTCCGACACCACGGCCGATCTGCTGCCCGAGCTCGTGGGTGAGCTCGCCGCGCGCACCGAGCACGTCGACCAGGAGACGGGCGAGGTGCACGCCGGCCTCGCCCCGAGCTGGAACGTCGCGCCGACCGATCCCGTGTACGCCGTCCGGCAGCGCCACGGGCAGCGCGAGCTCCCGCAGATCAGCTGGGGCTTCGTCCCGAGCTGGGCGAAGGACTTCCGGAAGCAGCGGCCGAAGCCGATCAACGCCCGCATCGAGACGGTCGCGACGAGCGGCATGTTCAAGCGGGCGTTCGCGACGAACCGCTGCATCGTGCCCGCCCTGGGCTACTACGAGTGGGTCGTCCGCGAGGACGGCAAGGAACCCCACTTCGTCCACGAACCCGGCGGTGCACTCGCGATGGCGGGCATCGTGAGCGCCTGGCCGGACCCGACGAAGCCCGAGGACGACCCGGAGAAATGGCGGCTGTCGCTCGCGATCATCACCCGTGACGCGCACGTCGCCCCCGGCGAGGTCCACGACCGGATGCCCGCCTTCCTCACCCCGGACGGCTACGACGACTGGCTCGACGGGGACCTCGGCTCCGACGACCTGCTGGCGCTGCTCGACCACGAGTCGCTCGCGGTCGCGGCCGGGCTGGAGCAGTACGAGGTCTCCCGCGCGGTGAACAGTGTGCGCAACGACGGCCCGCAGCTCATCGAACCTCTCAGGTGA
- a CDS encoding LCP family protein, translating to MPDPSNTAARSARAAHRRGPSRAQVLRRRAFTVVTAVAALALVGGGVAVARTVVDLDTGIHRSDIHLPVAGASSSSSAVPQAQGESNILVMGLDSRRDEDGNVLPAATYQALHAGDGSDGGYNTNVLMLIHIPAGGGPAIGISIPRDDWTTLPGAPDGNATGKIKQAYGYELDQTLRYIVNTEPGVSHDDAYQQARSAARQEEITTVSQFLGGVPINHFIEVTMAAFYDIAQAVQPIQVCLNETTSDTYSGADFHQGLQSLDASQALSFVRQRRDTSGSGVELTDLDRERREQAFIVALAYKLRHEDVLTNFPLVQHLIDTAKQDIALDSGFDLLSFAGDAQRFAGGGITFQTLPIVRYGVEDGQDVNIVDLAQIRSTTAALIAASDHPGTTASATPTTSGPAGGGTTTAGTGAGGSSAAKAPTGATNAGASTAESTAPSTTTTSAAQPLASGGIPCVN from the coding sequence GTGCCCGATCCCTCGAACACCGCGGCCCGCTCGGCCCGCGCCGCCCACCGCCGCGGCCCGAGTCGCGCTCAGGTCCTCCGCCGCCGTGCGTTCACCGTCGTCACCGCGGTCGCCGCCCTCGCGTTGGTCGGCGGCGGCGTCGCGGTCGCGCGGACGGTCGTCGACCTGGACACCGGCATCCACCGGTCGGACATCCACCTGCCGGTCGCCGGAGCATCATCGAGCAGCAGCGCGGTGCCGCAGGCCCAGGGGGAATCGAACATCCTGGTGATGGGGCTCGACAGCCGTCGAGACGAGGACGGCAACGTGCTGCCGGCCGCGACCTACCAGGCGCTGCACGCCGGGGACGGCTCGGACGGCGGGTACAACACGAACGTCCTCATGCTCATCCACATCCCCGCGGGCGGTGGACCCGCGATCGGCATCTCGATCCCGCGCGACGACTGGACGACGCTCCCCGGCGCTCCGGACGGCAACGCCACGGGGAAGATCAAGCAGGCGTACGGCTACGAGCTCGACCAGACGCTGCGGTACATCGTGAACACCGAACCGGGGGTGTCGCACGACGACGCCTACCAGCAGGCCCGGTCGGCCGCGCGGCAGGAGGAGATCACCACGGTGTCGCAGTTCCTCGGCGGTGTCCCGATCAACCACTTCATCGAGGTCACCATGGCGGCGTTCTACGACATCGCTCAGGCCGTGCAACCGATCCAGGTCTGCCTGAACGAGACGACCTCGGACACGTACTCCGGTGCGGACTTCCACCAGGGGCTGCAGTCGCTCGACGCCTCGCAGGCGCTGTCGTTCGTCCGGCAGCGCCGTGACACGAGCGGTTCGGGCGTCGAGCTGACCGACCTCGACCGGGAACGCCGCGAGCAGGCGTTCATCGTCGCGCTCGCCTACAAGCTCCGGCACGAGGACGTGCTGACGAACTTCCCGCTCGTGCAACACCTGATCGACACCGCGAAGCAGGACATCGCACTCGACTCCGGGTTCGACCTGCTGTCCTTCGCCGGGGACGCGCAACGGTTCGCCGGCGGCGGCATCACGTTCCAGACGCTCCCGATCGTCCGGTACGGGGTCGAGGACGGTCAGGACGTGAACATCGTCGACCTCGCGCAGATCCGGTCGACCACGGCAGCGCTGATCGCTGCGTCCGACCACCCGGGCACGACCGCCTCGGCGACGCCGACCACGAGCGGGCCTGCTGGTGGCGGGACGACGACCGCTGGGACGGGCGCCGGCGGGAGCAGCGCTGCGAAGGCGCCCACCGGCGCGACCAACGCAGGCGCGTCCACAGCGGAAAGCACGGCACCCTCCACGACCACGACGAGTGCCGCGCAGCCCCTCGCCTCCGGCGGGATCCCCTGCGTCAACTGA
- a CDS encoding lactonase family protein: protein MPADLADLHLLVGSYTATGGGNATGVSVVHGSTATTVAVMDDPSFLALSGDRVYAVSETADGSVSAFRYAGGSLEHRWDADAGGDAPCHVRVDPSGALVVTNYVSGTVTAVSLEAAESYAASVTASDGVVGAHGGADRVVVPESAVVTGVLPDVEGPVEDRQEGPHAHQSIATPDGTVLVADLGGDALHEFRVTAEPAIDLVRVHHLGPGVGPRHMAWLGAGAGAGVGRDAAEAGAGGGLGAGAGAGVGASADLIVAGELDGRVYRLRRDDSGTLRPIASAPVFDGEVGESLLSHVEVDQAGRVVVAVRGRDLIVVLDTADDDLTVVGSISCGGVWPRHFAQVPGYLLVANQMSDAIAVLPVGEGGVPGEAVAQIAVGSPACIVPMPEGARS from the coding sequence TTGCCGGCCGACCTCGCCGACCTGCACCTGCTCGTCGGGTCGTACACCGCGACGGGCGGCGGGAACGCGACCGGCGTCTCGGTCGTGCACGGATCGACCGCCACCACCGTCGCCGTGATGGACGACCCGTCGTTCCTCGCACTGTCCGGCGACCGGGTCTACGCGGTGTCCGAGACGGCCGACGGCAGCGTCTCGGCCTTCCGGTACGCCGGCGGCTCGCTCGAGCACCGGTGGGACGCGGACGCCGGCGGTGACGCGCCCTGCCACGTGCGGGTCGACCCGTCCGGTGCGCTCGTCGTCACGAACTACGTCTCCGGCACCGTGACCGCGGTGTCGCTCGAGGCCGCGGAGTCGTACGCCGCATCGGTCACCGCGAGCGACGGCGTCGTCGGTGCGCACGGCGGCGCCGACCGGGTCGTCGTCCCCGAGTCGGCGGTCGTCACGGGCGTGCTGCCCGACGTCGAGGGTCCCGTCGAGGACCGGCAGGAGGGGCCGCACGCGCACCAGTCGATCGCGACGCCCGACGGCACCGTGCTCGTGGCGGACCTCGGCGGCGATGCGCTCCACGAGTTCCGGGTGACGGCGGAGCCGGCGATCGACCTCGTCCGCGTGCACCACCTCGGGCCCGGGGTCGGGCCGCGGCACATGGCCTGGCTCGGTGCCGGTGCCGGGGCGGGTGTCGGGCGCGACGCGGCCGAGGCGGGAGCCGGGGGCGGTCTGGGTGCCGGTGCCGGGGCGGGTGTCGGGGCCAGCGCCGATCTCATCGTCGCGGGGGAGCTGGACGGACGGGTGTACCGCCTGCGCCGCGACGACTCGGGGACGCTGCGGCCGATCGCCTCGGCGCCGGTGTTCGACGGCGAGGTCGGGGAGTCGCTCCTCAGCCACGTCGAGGTCGACCAGGCCGGACGCGTCGTCGTGGCCGTCCGCGGACGAGACCTGATCGTCGTGCTCGACACCGCGGACGACGACCTGACGGTCGTCGGATCGATCTCGTGCGGCGGTGTCTGGCCGCGGCACTTCGCGCAGGTGCCCGGGTACCTGCTGGTGGCGAACCAGATGTCCGATGCGATCGCCGTGCTCCCCGTGGGTGAGGGCGGCGTGCCGGGCGAGGCCGTGGCGCAGATCGCCGTCGGGTCGCCCGCGTGCATCGTGCCGATGCCGGAGGGCGCACGGTCGTGA
- a CDS encoding shikimate dehydrogenase family protein: protein MEFTDPDRTRLAVLGSPIAHSLSPTLHAAAYDVLGVPFTYGRHEVASGGLDAFVAGLGPDWRGLSLTMPLKRDVLPMLDRTTPLVDELGVANTVAFRQEGDRVVLAGANTDVEGIVRPVEALGHLPGEATIVGGGATAASALAAAVRLGAVDVRLFLRDTAKAGPLVELAVRLGVTLEVLPIDSLPGTRHGFLVSTLPGGAADSLELVPSGPDAVLFDVAYEPWPTAAAGRWAAAGGRVLNGLDMLTEQAIGQIRFFVSSDESELLPDEAEVRRAMRRSVGLPDAITG, encoded by the coding sequence GTGGAGTTCACCGACCCCGACCGGACCCGGCTGGCCGTGCTGGGCTCCCCCATCGCGCACTCGCTCTCCCCCACGCTGCACGCGGCGGCCTACGACGTGCTCGGGGTGCCGTTCACGTACGGGAGGCACGAGGTCGCCTCCGGTGGGCTCGACGCGTTCGTCGCGGGGCTCGGTCCCGACTGGCGCGGGCTCAGCCTGACCATGCCGCTCAAGCGGGACGTGCTGCCGATGCTCGACCGCACGACCCCGCTCGTCGACGAGCTCGGGGTGGCGAACACCGTCGCGTTCCGGCAGGAGGGCGACCGGGTCGTCCTGGCCGGCGCGAACACCGACGTCGAGGGCATCGTGCGTCCGGTCGAGGCGCTCGGGCACCTGCCGGGCGAGGCCACCATCGTGGGCGGTGGGGCGACCGCGGCGAGCGCCCTCGCGGCCGCGGTGCGGCTCGGGGCCGTCGACGTGCGGCTGTTCCTCCGGGACACCGCGAAGGCCGGGCCCCTGGTGGAGCTGGCCGTGCGGCTCGGCGTGACGCTCGAGGTGCTGCCGATCGACTCGCTGCCCGGCACGCGGCACGGGTTCCTCGTGTCGACCCTGCCCGGTGGCGCTGCGGACTCGCTCGAGCTCGTGCCCTCGGGGCCGGACGCGGTGCTGTTCGACGTGGCCTACGAGCCGTGGCCGACGGCAGCTGCCGGACGGTGGGCTGCTGCCGGGGGCCGCGTGCTCAACGGGCTCGACATGCTGACGGAGCAGGCGATCGGGCAGATCCGGTTCTTCGTGAGCAGCGACGAGTCCGAGCTGCTGCCGGACGAGGCCGAGGTGCGGCGGGCGATGCGGCGGTCGGTCGGGCTGCCGGACGCGATCACGGGCTGA
- a CDS encoding GNAT family N-acetyltransferase, with protein MTGAGSEAGAGAGAGGGARVGAGAGASAVLADGYRLVVGPPPLDDYLRLRRDSGLSPKTAEQGAGAIAGSWSAVHVVDERDVPVAMGRTIGDGGWYFHIADIATDPDHQRRGLGRAVVEWLVADIRSRAPEGAYITLVGDPPGQRLYRSLGFEDVAPSLGMALPLR; from the coding sequence GTGACCGGGGCCGGCAGCGAGGCCGGAGCCGGGGCCGGGGCCGGCGGCGGGGCCCGGGTCGGCGCTGGGGCGGGTGCCTCCGCGGTGCTCGCCGACGGGTACCGCCTGGTGGTCGGGCCGCCGCCGCTCGACGACTACCTGCGTCTGCGGCGGGACTCCGGTCTGTCGCCGAAGACCGCGGAGCAGGGCGCGGGGGCGATCGCCGGCAGCTGGTCTGCGGTGCACGTGGTCGACGAGCGAGACGTGCCCGTCGCGATGGGCCGCACCATCGGCGACGGCGGGTGGTACTTCCACATCGCCGACATCGCGACCGATCCGGACCACCAGCGCCGGGGGCTCGGCAGGGCCGTCGTCGAGTGGCTCGTGGCGGACATCCGGTCCCGTGCGCCCGAGGGGGCGTACATCACGCTCGTGGGGGATCCGCCCGGGCAGCGGCTCTACCGGTCGCTCGGGTTCGAGGACGTCGCGCCGAGCCTGGGGATGGCGCTGCCGCTCCGCTGA
- a CDS encoding YchJ family protein yields the protein MDDEQRCPCLSGNPYGECCGPLHAGAAAPTAERLMRSRFTAFALGMPEYLLLTWHPRTRPAELTLDLAQRWTRLDILSTRSGGPFDSAGQVAFRAWWRTDDDRGTLEETSEFVREQGRWFYLDGVVA from the coding sequence GTGGACGACGAACAGCGCTGCCCCTGCCTGAGCGGCAACCCCTACGGCGAGTGCTGCGGGCCCCTGCACGCCGGCGCCGCCGCTCCGACCGCCGAGCGGCTCATGCGCTCCCGGTTCACCGCCTTCGCGCTCGGGATGCCGGAGTACCTGCTGCTCACCTGGCACCCGCGCACTCGTCCGGCCGAGCTGACGCTCGACCTGGCCCAGCGCTGGACGCGGCTGGACATCCTGTCGACCCGGTCGGGAGGCCCGTTCGACTCCGCAGGACAGGTCGCCTTCCGCGCGTGGTGGCGCACCGACGACGACCGCGGCACGCTCGAGGAGACCAGCGAGTTCGTCCGCGAACAGGGGCGGTGGTTCTATCTGGACGGCGTGGTCGCCTGA